Proteins co-encoded in one Clarias gariepinus isolate MV-2021 ecotype Netherlands chromosome 13, CGAR_prim_01v2, whole genome shotgun sequence genomic window:
- the ccdc88c gene encoding protein Daple isoform X2: MDVTVSELMANFMESPLVVWVKTFGPLSSNSEDKLSMFMELVDGVFLHKIMTHIDPSPTNHRVNKQVNSDVNLRMQNLSTVIRHIRNYYQEHLQQLVLMTLPNVLTIAKDPLSGKSMEEMKRLLLLLLGCAVQCERKEEIIEKIKLLDIETQAAIVSHIQEVTHNQENVLDMQWQDVGELPPEFLDSLSRSMAFHLRKLIDERDECSELILELTQERDYLQSQQLPNSIGYSSADQSSQPSILTKEERQHLAVELADTKAKLRRSRQELEEKTEQLIDVKNELERLDAEMQRLKQENMQLLAEARSVRAYRDEVDALRERAGKVDRLETELARFKEKLHDVYFYKARMEELREDNMTLLETKSMLEEQLGTARGRCDKLHELEKENLHLRSKLHDMEIDRDSDKKRLEELLEENMMLEISQKQSMNESAHLGWELEQLAKNNEVNDVCKSFVVEMNESASSRLLKLEKENQSLQSTIQNLREASLKHEETQLHTVELERENQGLSKKLERLQSQLDQEKQTIKDMESFGEELIKEKEKMEKDHETQWAEKGKQISDLEREKEHLTQTVNTLRKRAQEDSEARVREVESENRILHQKISDTGSQLVQLEHEKQQITKQLECEHECAKELQIKVERLECSQKQLQDELASLKMAEEQLEALQCKSNIIEQENWKLKKDAEELQSNNIRLALLEKEHRKLENENVELRGTVAELRSQAKRTERLEINCSSLDKENHRLQQSLESSSTKIQDLKNELHDVEAQSEELRHELEELRKVARRAEDAEKERRKVEQELSQVEKERKQLEREARRLRQQVDVRESALDESALKLSNMEKEGTAMNRELARLQEVASRVKDLEKENKELQKHVTIDKKTLATLREELVNEKLRVQQQCNELEKLSHELEKIGLNRERLLQEEHSCEDNKYRILETKIESALKNSLKLKEEKIQGLESRLEESSSLNQQLRSELTSVKKTLEALRQRQEEEAAHSEISQKAAEQGRSGTSQEKWETEQREITTELLKLKDRLIDVEKSNASLQTEKHLLKEHLKQLDSQNTQLNAQTLALQKQATTLQEQNTALHKDTAKLQVENSTLKSQNSSLTAQYAALQTQLQTLESEAEVLQKQHEEARARRDGIAQDHERLLSVHERQAAEYEQLITQHTALKSSQRVLEQEHRSLESKYALLLKQKDAVEDLEASLQKERQSLEEQIHKNTQIMGENHSLREEMDRLSQKHAHLRQEYDGLQLQSKELKTSLNESQLELNRWQARFDQLKEQHQGLDISMTKLDNHCELLTRLKGNLEEENHHLLSQIQMLSQQNQTLLERSMESKEMYHEEQKQYIDKLNSLRRQKEKLEEKIMDQYKFYDPTPKKKSHWVGAKAIAKFMKPKKEGQRERQGSSRERVLSAPDIPLPEIPYNLDCSANSPTLLPPPLPPRQNCLNLDSPSSISVDENHVHSSPKLSVASNNKGLSYSGGSRSSEGYRPGGGSTEDMNGYEELVLRQRGLEPIASCSTPLNQISHNTPGFTSSSLRPGRRPKGLISDEDQRMHSLDAGFGSGGHGNAGLRPRSGDYSRNTSSSSSPVNLKDSLERLQRRSASLSSDDVVGLSHESSTISQSSLLPRSSTLSYEVTPPTRSTPRSTCPRPGSPGSEMVTLEQFLEESNTLSPPTVHTGSREDLMTDYFTKVGRPTPPTRDGAKTPTSYVTPTIKATASLPDGRSSKPGHSVKPSIRLTEGSMPLSHSQTLPNRGTSGSEGRSMHLQHSGPRRGTTGSNSLNRTFSLASADLLQSNGPDKYRPEAGSPVHSEGMTRRERPLSARLTVSSGHLSIDPRRHTVAPPREDPPLTSSCTALPSDRGYSASSGRSGTMHSTTSLYPRGEVALVTPVRAVSALRQKEVEEHRETMQSESPSSSLKKADSSGTGCCVEERPMSTPASPDPNNDQQTVWYEYGCV; this comes from the exons TGTGAACGTAAAGAGGAAATCATTGAGAAGATTAAGCTGCTGGACATTGAAACCCAGGCAGCTATAGTCTCCCATATCCAGGAG GTGACCCACAACCAGGAGAATGTTCTGGACATGCAGTGGCAGGATGTGGGGGAGCTGCCCCCCGAATTCCTGGATTCACTGTCTCGTAGCATGGCCTTTCACCTACGAAAGCTCATTGATGAGCGGGATGAGTGCTCGGAG ctGATTTTGGAGCTGACTCAAGAGAGGGATTACTTGCAGTCGCAGCAACTCCCTAACTCCATAGGCTACTCAAGTGCTGACCAGTCCTCTCAGCCCTCTATACTCACCAAAGAAGAACGCCAGCACCTGGCAGTGGAGCTTGCTGATACAAAGGCCAAACTCCGCCGTTCCCGCCAGGAATT AGAAGAGAAGACCGAGCAGCTAATAGATGTTAAGAATGAACTGGAGCGTCTGGATGCAGAGAtgcaaaggctgaaacaggag AATATGCAGCTTTTGGCGGAGGCACGGTCGGTACGTGCTTACCGTGATGAGGTGGATGCTCTGAGGGAGCGTGCTGGAAAAGTGGATAGACTCGAAACAGAACTTGCTCGCTTCAAAGAGAAACTTCATGACGTCTATTTCTACAAGGCCCGCATGGAG GAACTGAGAGAGGACAATATGACCCTGCTAGAGACTAAGTCCATGCTCGAAGAGCAGTTGGGTACAGCTAGGGGGCGCTGTGACAAACTGCATGAGCTGGAGAAAGAAAACCTGCACCTGCGCTCCAAACTGCATGATATGGAGATC gaCCGGGACAGTGATAAAAAGCGTCTAGAGGAGCTGCTGGAGGAGAACATGATGCTGGAGATTTCGCAGAAGCAGAGCATGAATGAGTCTGCTCATTTGGGCTGGGAGCTGGAGCAGCTGGCTAAGAACAATGAGGTTAATGACG TATGCAAGTCATTTGTAGTTGAGATGAACGAGTCAGCATCCAGTCGGCTTTTAAAGCTGGAGAAAGAAAACCAGAGCCTGCAGAGCACCATCCAGAACTTGCGTGAGGCCTCGCTCAAGCACGAAGAAACTCAGCTGCACACTGTGGAGCTGGAGAGGGAAAACCAGGGCCTCAGCAAAAAG CTCGAGAGACTGCAGTCTCAACTGGACCAGGAGAAGCAGACAATAAAGGACATGGAGAGTTTTGGAGAAGAGCTCATCAAGGAAAAGGAGAAAATGGAGAAAGATCACGAAACCCAGTGGGCTGAAAAGGGTAAACAG ATCTCAGATCTGGAGCGAGAGAAAGAACATCTAACCCAGACCGTGAACACCTTGCGTAAACGTGCCCAGGAGGACAGCGAGGCACGTGTACGCGAAGTGGAATCTGAGAATCGTATCCTCCACCAGAAGATTTCAGACACTGGAAGTCAGCTGGTACAGCTTGAGCATGAGAAACAGCAGATCACCAAGCAGTTGGAGTGTGAGCACGAATGTGCCAAGGAATTGCAGATAAAGGTAGAGCGCTTGGAGTGTAGTCAGAAGCAACTCCAGGATGAGCTGGCCTCCCTCAAAATGGCTGAAGAGCAGCTTGAAGCCTTGCAGTGCAAGAGCAACATCATAGAACAGGAAAACTGGAAGCTGAAGAAGGACGCAGAAGAGTTACAGAGTAACAATATACGTCTGGCCTTGCTAGAAAAGGAGCACCGGAAGCTAGAAAATGAGAACGTGGAGCTTAGGGGCACTGTAGCTGAACTTCGTTCTCAGGCCAAGCGTACCGAAAGACTGGAAATCAACTGCAGCAGTCTTGACAAAGAGAACCACCGGCTCCAACAGAGCCTGGAAAGTAGCAGCACCAAGATCCAGGATCTTAAGAATGAACTGCATGATGTCGAGGCCCAGAGCGAGGAACTTAGGCATGAGCTGGAGGAGCTGCGGAAAGTGGCGAGGCGCGCTGAGGATGCAGAGAAGGAGCGGCGGAAAGTAGAGCAGGAGCTGAGCCAAGtcgagaaagagagaaagcagcTGGAGAGGGAGGCACGTAGGCTGAGGCAACAAGTAGATGTGAGGGAATCTGCACTTGATGAGAGCGCACTTAAACTGAGCAACATGGAGAAAGAGGGAACAGCCATGAACAGGGAGCTTGCCCGGCTCCAGGAGGTTGCCAGTAGAGTCAAGGATCTGGAGAAAGAGAACAAGGAACTGCAGAAACATGTCACTATTGACAAGAAGACCTTGGCTACGCTCCGAGAG GAGCTGGTGAATGAGAAGTTGAGGGTACAACAGCAGTGTAATGAGTTGGAGAAACTCAGTCATGAGCTAGAGAAGATCGGCCTGAACCGAGAGAGACTGCTGCAGGAAGAGCACAGCTGCGAGGACAA TAAATACAGGATCCTGGAGACAAAGATTGAGTCAGCTCTGAAGAATTCCCTAAAACTGAAGGAGGAAAAGATTCAAGGCCTGGAGTCCCGCCTAGAGGAGAGCAGCAGCTTGAACCAGCAGCTACGCAGCGAGCTCACATCG GTGAAGAAGACACTGGAGGCCTTGAGGCagagacaggaggaggaggCTGCCCACTCTGAAATTTCCCAGAAGGCCGCCGAGCAGGGCAGGTCTGGAACCAGCCAAGAGAAATGGGAGACGGAGCAGAGGGAGATCACAACTGAGCTACTTAAACTCAAAGATCGCCTGATCGACGTGGAAAAGAGT AATGCATCCCTACAGACTGAGAAGCACCTATTGAAAGAGCACTTGAAGCAGCTGGACTCCCAGAACACACAGCTGAACGCTCAGACCCTGGCTCTGCAAAAACAGGCCACAACACTGCAGGAGCAGAACACTGCACTTCACAAAGATACCGCCAAACTACAG GTAGAGAACTCCACACTGAAATCCCAGAATTCATCTCTGACTGCTCAGTACGCGGCCCTACAGACTCAGCTGCAGACGCTAGAGTCAGAGGCAGAGGTTCTGCAGAAGCAACATGAGGAGGCACGAGCCAGACGTGACGGCATCGCTCAGGATCACGAGCGCCTGCTTAGCGTCCACGAGAGGCAGGCAGCCGAATACGAGCAGCTCATCACCCAGCACACTGCCTTAAAGAGTAGCCAGAGAGTGCTGGAGCAGGAACACCGCAGTCTGGAGAGCAA ATATGCACTGCTTCTAAAACAGAAGGATGCTGTGGAGGACCTGGAGGCATCTCTGCAGAAAGAGAGGCAGAGTTTGGAGGAGCAGATTCATAAGAACACACAGATTATGGGAGAGAACCACAGTCTAAGAGAGGAGATGGACAG ACTGTCgcaaaaacatgcacatttgcGTCAGGAGTATGACGGGCTGCAACTTCAGAGCAAGGAGCTTAAGACATCTCTGAATGAGTCACAGCTGGAACTGAACCGCTGGCAGGCACGCTTTGACCAACTCAAAGAGCAGCACCAGGGCCTGGACATCTCCATGACCAAACTGGACAACCACTGTGAG CTGTTGACTCGGCTAAAGGGTAATCTGGAAGAGGAGAACCACCACCTGCTAAGCCAGATCCAGATGCTGAGCCAGCAGAACCAGACATTGTTGGAACGCTCCATGGAGAGCAAGGAGATGTACCATGAGGAGCAGAAACAGTACAT TGATAAGCTAAATTCCTTACGGAGGCAGAAGGAGAAACTAGAAGAGAAGATCATGGATCAGTACAAGTTCTATGATCCGACTCCGAAAAA GAAGAGCCACTGGGTGGGAGCTAAAGCAATAGCCAAATTCATGAAACCCAAGAAGGAGGGACAGCGTGAACGGCAGGGCAGCTCTCGCGAGCGTGTTCTAAGTGCTCCAGACATCCCTTTGCCAGAGATCCCCTACAATCTAGACTGTTCCGCCAACAGCCCAACACTTCTTCCACCTCCCCTGCCTCCTCGCCAGAATTGCCTCAACCTGGACTCACCAAGTAGCATCTCTGTGGATGAGAACCATGTCCACTCCTCTCCGAAATTATCCGTAGCATCAAACAACAAAG GTCTGAGTTACAGCGGTGGTTCCAGAAGCTCTGAGGGGTACCGTCCAGGAGGGGGCAGCACAGAGGACATGAACGGATACGAGGAGCTGGTGCTTAGACAAAGAGGCTTAGAGCCAATCGCATCCTGTTCAACGCCACTCAATCAAATCTCTCACAATACACCAGGCTTCACCTCGTCTAGCTTACGGCCAGGGCGCAGGCCCAAAG GATTAATCTCTGACGAGGACCAGCGTATGCACTCCCTCGATGCCGGCTTTGGGAGCGGTGGCCATGGAAACGCAG GACTCAGGCCCAGATCTGGAGATTACAGTAGGAACACTTCCAGCAGCAGCTCTCCAGTCAACTTAAAAG aTTCCCTGGAGCGTTTGCAGAGACGTTCTGCCAGTCTCTCCAGTGACGATGTGGTTGGTCTGAGCCACGAGAGCTCCACCATTAGCCAGTCCTCTCTGCTGCCCCGTAGCTCCACCCTTTCCTATGAAGTGACGCCTCCAACACGGTCTACTCCACGAAGCACCTGTCCACGCCCTGGCTCCCCTGGCAGTGAGATGGTCACCTTGGAGCAGTTTCTGGAGGAGAGCAATACCCTTTCACCTCCTACT GTGCACACAGGAAGTCGGGAGGACTTAATGACTGATTATTTTACCAAAGTGGGCAGGCCAACACCACCCACGAGAGATGGCGCTAAAACACCCACGAGTTACGTCACACCCACCATCAAAGCCACAGCATCCCTACCAGATGGGCGATCTTCCAAACCTGGGCACAGTGTTAAACCAAGCATACGACTCACAGAAGGTTCCATGCCCCTTTCCCACTCTCAGACACTTCCTAACCGAGGCACTAGCGGGTCAGAGGGGAGGTCAATGCACTTGCAGCACTCAGGGCCTCGCAGAGGAACCACAGGCAGCAACAGCCTGAACCGCACTTTCAGCCTTGCCTCAGCCGACCTCCTCCAATCAAATGGCCCGGACAAATACCGGCCTGAGGCGGGTAGCCCTGTTCATTCCGAGGGGATGACGAGGAGGGAGCGTCCACTTTCAGCCAGGCTTACCGTAAGCTCTGGTCATCTTTCAATAGACCCCCGGCGCCACACTGTAGCTCCTCCCAGAGAAGACCCACCACTCACTTCCTCTTGCACTGCTTTGCCGTCAGACCGAGGATACAGTGCGAGTAGTGGCCGCTCAGGAACCATGCACTCGACCACTTCACTCTATCCCCGGGGTGAGGTGGCATTGGTGACACCAGTGCGTGCTGTCTCTGCCCTGAGACAGAAGGAGGTGGAAGAGCACAGGGAAACCATGCAGAGTGAGTCACCTTCCTCCTCCCTGAAGAAAGCGGACAGTTCTGGCACAGGCTGTTGTGTAGAAGAGAGGCCAATGAGCACACCAGCCTCACCAGACCCCAACAACGACCAGCAGACTGTTTGGTACGAATACGGCTGTGTGTAA
- the ccdc88c gene encoding protein Daple isoform X1 — translation MDVTVSELMANFMESPLVVWVKTFGPLSSNSEDKLSMFMELVDGVFLHKIMTHIDPSPTNHRVNKQVNSDVNLRMQNLSTVIRHIRNYYQEHLQQLVLMTLPNVLTIAKDPLSGKSMEEMKRLLLLLLGCAVQCERKEEIIEKIKLLDIETQAAIVSHIQEVTHNQENVLDMQWQDVGELPPEFLDSLSRSMAFHLRKLIDERDECSELILELTQERDYLQSQQLPNSIGYSSADQSSQPSILTKEERQHLAVELADTKAKLRRSRQELEEKTEQLIDVKNELERLDAEMQRLKQENMQLLAEARSVRAYRDEVDALRERAGKVDRLETELARFKEKLHDVYFYKARMEELREDNMTLLETKSMLEEQLGTARGRCDKLHELEKENLHLRSKLHDMEIDRDSDKKRLEELLEENMMLEISQKQSMNESAHLGWELEQLAKNNEVNDVCKSFVVEMNESASSRLLKLEKENQSLQSTIQNLREASLKHEETQLHTVELERENQGLSKKLERLQSQLDQEKQTIKDMESFGEELIKEKEKMEKDHETQWAEKGKQISDLEREKEHLTQTVNTLRKRAQEDSEARVREVESENRILHQKISDTGSQLVQLEHEKQQITKQLECEHECAKELQIKVERLECSQKQLQDELASLKMAEEQLEALQCKSNIIEQENWKLKKDAEELQSNNIRLALLEKEHRKLENENVELRGTVAELRSQAKRTERLEINCSSLDKENHRLQQSLESSSTKIQDLKNELHDVEAQSEELRHELEELRKVARRAEDAEKERRKVEQELSQVEKERKQLEREARRLRQQVDVRESALDESALKLSNMEKEGTAMNRELARLQEVASRVKDLEKENKELQKHVTIDKKTLATLREELVNEKLRVQQQCNELEKLSHELEKIGLNRERLLQEEHSCEDNKYRILETKIESALKNSLKLKEEKIQGLESRLEESSSLNQQLRSELTSVKKTLEALRQRQEEEAAHSEISQKAAEQGRSGTSQEKWETEQREITTELLKLKDRLIDVEKSCSSVSQNASLQTEKHLLKEHLKQLDSQNTQLNAQTLALQKQATTLQEQNTALHKDTAKLQVENSTLKSQNSSLTAQYAALQTQLQTLESEAEVLQKQHEEARARRDGIAQDHERLLSVHERQAAEYEQLITQHTALKSSQRVLEQEHRSLESKYALLLKQKDAVEDLEASLQKERQSLEEQIHKNTQIMGENHSLREEMDRLSQKHAHLRQEYDGLQLQSKELKTSLNESQLELNRWQARFDQLKEQHQGLDISMTKLDNHCELLTRLKGNLEEENHHLLSQIQMLSQQNQTLLERSMESKEMYHEEQKQYIDKLNSLRRQKEKLEEKIMDQYKFYDPTPKKKSHWVGAKAIAKFMKPKKEGQRERQGSSRERVLSAPDIPLPEIPYNLDCSANSPTLLPPPLPPRQNCLNLDSPSSISVDENHVHSSPKLSVASNNKGLSYSGGSRSSEGYRPGGGSTEDMNGYEELVLRQRGLEPIASCSTPLNQISHNTPGFTSSSLRPGRRPKGLISDEDQRMHSLDAGFGSGGHGNAGLRPRSGDYSRNTSSSSSPVNLKDSLERLQRRSASLSSDDVVGLSHESSTISQSSLLPRSSTLSYEVTPPTRSTPRSTCPRPGSPGSEMVTLEQFLEESNTLSPPTVHTGSREDLMTDYFTKVGRPTPPTRDGAKTPTSYVTPTIKATASLPDGRSSKPGHSVKPSIRLTEGSMPLSHSQTLPNRGTSGSEGRSMHLQHSGPRRGTTGSNSLNRTFSLASADLLQSNGPDKYRPEAGSPVHSEGMTRRERPLSARLTVSSGHLSIDPRRHTVAPPREDPPLTSSCTALPSDRGYSASSGRSGTMHSTTSLYPRGEVALVTPVRAVSALRQKEVEEHRETMQSESPSSSLKKADSSGTGCCVEERPMSTPASPDPNNDQQTVWYEYGCV, via the exons TGTGAACGTAAAGAGGAAATCATTGAGAAGATTAAGCTGCTGGACATTGAAACCCAGGCAGCTATAGTCTCCCATATCCAGGAG GTGACCCACAACCAGGAGAATGTTCTGGACATGCAGTGGCAGGATGTGGGGGAGCTGCCCCCCGAATTCCTGGATTCACTGTCTCGTAGCATGGCCTTTCACCTACGAAAGCTCATTGATGAGCGGGATGAGTGCTCGGAG ctGATTTTGGAGCTGACTCAAGAGAGGGATTACTTGCAGTCGCAGCAACTCCCTAACTCCATAGGCTACTCAAGTGCTGACCAGTCCTCTCAGCCCTCTATACTCACCAAAGAAGAACGCCAGCACCTGGCAGTGGAGCTTGCTGATACAAAGGCCAAACTCCGCCGTTCCCGCCAGGAATT AGAAGAGAAGACCGAGCAGCTAATAGATGTTAAGAATGAACTGGAGCGTCTGGATGCAGAGAtgcaaaggctgaaacaggag AATATGCAGCTTTTGGCGGAGGCACGGTCGGTACGTGCTTACCGTGATGAGGTGGATGCTCTGAGGGAGCGTGCTGGAAAAGTGGATAGACTCGAAACAGAACTTGCTCGCTTCAAAGAGAAACTTCATGACGTCTATTTCTACAAGGCCCGCATGGAG GAACTGAGAGAGGACAATATGACCCTGCTAGAGACTAAGTCCATGCTCGAAGAGCAGTTGGGTACAGCTAGGGGGCGCTGTGACAAACTGCATGAGCTGGAGAAAGAAAACCTGCACCTGCGCTCCAAACTGCATGATATGGAGATC gaCCGGGACAGTGATAAAAAGCGTCTAGAGGAGCTGCTGGAGGAGAACATGATGCTGGAGATTTCGCAGAAGCAGAGCATGAATGAGTCTGCTCATTTGGGCTGGGAGCTGGAGCAGCTGGCTAAGAACAATGAGGTTAATGACG TATGCAAGTCATTTGTAGTTGAGATGAACGAGTCAGCATCCAGTCGGCTTTTAAAGCTGGAGAAAGAAAACCAGAGCCTGCAGAGCACCATCCAGAACTTGCGTGAGGCCTCGCTCAAGCACGAAGAAACTCAGCTGCACACTGTGGAGCTGGAGAGGGAAAACCAGGGCCTCAGCAAAAAG CTCGAGAGACTGCAGTCTCAACTGGACCAGGAGAAGCAGACAATAAAGGACATGGAGAGTTTTGGAGAAGAGCTCATCAAGGAAAAGGAGAAAATGGAGAAAGATCACGAAACCCAGTGGGCTGAAAAGGGTAAACAG ATCTCAGATCTGGAGCGAGAGAAAGAACATCTAACCCAGACCGTGAACACCTTGCGTAAACGTGCCCAGGAGGACAGCGAGGCACGTGTACGCGAAGTGGAATCTGAGAATCGTATCCTCCACCAGAAGATTTCAGACACTGGAAGTCAGCTGGTACAGCTTGAGCATGAGAAACAGCAGATCACCAAGCAGTTGGAGTGTGAGCACGAATGTGCCAAGGAATTGCAGATAAAGGTAGAGCGCTTGGAGTGTAGTCAGAAGCAACTCCAGGATGAGCTGGCCTCCCTCAAAATGGCTGAAGAGCAGCTTGAAGCCTTGCAGTGCAAGAGCAACATCATAGAACAGGAAAACTGGAAGCTGAAGAAGGACGCAGAAGAGTTACAGAGTAACAATATACGTCTGGCCTTGCTAGAAAAGGAGCACCGGAAGCTAGAAAATGAGAACGTGGAGCTTAGGGGCACTGTAGCTGAACTTCGTTCTCAGGCCAAGCGTACCGAAAGACTGGAAATCAACTGCAGCAGTCTTGACAAAGAGAACCACCGGCTCCAACAGAGCCTGGAAAGTAGCAGCACCAAGATCCAGGATCTTAAGAATGAACTGCATGATGTCGAGGCCCAGAGCGAGGAACTTAGGCATGAGCTGGAGGAGCTGCGGAAAGTGGCGAGGCGCGCTGAGGATGCAGAGAAGGAGCGGCGGAAAGTAGAGCAGGAGCTGAGCCAAGtcgagaaagagagaaagcagcTGGAGAGGGAGGCACGTAGGCTGAGGCAACAAGTAGATGTGAGGGAATCTGCACTTGATGAGAGCGCACTTAAACTGAGCAACATGGAGAAAGAGGGAACAGCCATGAACAGGGAGCTTGCCCGGCTCCAGGAGGTTGCCAGTAGAGTCAAGGATCTGGAGAAAGAGAACAAGGAACTGCAGAAACATGTCACTATTGACAAGAAGACCTTGGCTACGCTCCGAGAG GAGCTGGTGAATGAGAAGTTGAGGGTACAACAGCAGTGTAATGAGTTGGAGAAACTCAGTCATGAGCTAGAGAAGATCGGCCTGAACCGAGAGAGACTGCTGCAGGAAGAGCACAGCTGCGAGGACAA TAAATACAGGATCCTGGAGACAAAGATTGAGTCAGCTCTGAAGAATTCCCTAAAACTGAAGGAGGAAAAGATTCAAGGCCTGGAGTCCCGCCTAGAGGAGAGCAGCAGCTTGAACCAGCAGCTACGCAGCGAGCTCACATCG GTGAAGAAGACACTGGAGGCCTTGAGGCagagacaggaggaggaggCTGCCCACTCTGAAATTTCCCAGAAGGCCGCCGAGCAGGGCAGGTCTGGAACCAGCCAAGAGAAATGGGAGACGGAGCAGAGGGAGATCACAACTGAGCTACTTAAACTCAAAGATCGCCTGATCGACGTGGAAAAGAGT TGCTCGTCTGTTTCCCAGAATGCATCCCTACAGACTGAGAAGCACCTATTGAAAGAGCACTTGAAGCAGCTGGACTCCCAGAACACACAGCTGAACGCTCAGACCCTGGCTCTGCAAAAACAGGCCACAACACTGCAGGAGCAGAACACTGCACTTCACAAAGATACCGCCAAACTACAG GTAGAGAACTCCACACTGAAATCCCAGAATTCATCTCTGACTGCTCAGTACGCGGCCCTACAGACTCAGCTGCAGACGCTAGAGTCAGAGGCAGAGGTTCTGCAGAAGCAACATGAGGAGGCACGAGCCAGACGTGACGGCATCGCTCAGGATCACGAGCGCCTGCTTAGCGTCCACGAGAGGCAGGCAGCCGAATACGAGCAGCTCATCACCCAGCACACTGCCTTAAAGAGTAGCCAGAGAGTGCTGGAGCAGGAACACCGCAGTCTGGAGAGCAA ATATGCACTGCTTCTAAAACAGAAGGATGCTGTGGAGGACCTGGAGGCATCTCTGCAGAAAGAGAGGCAGAGTTTGGAGGAGCAGATTCATAAGAACACACAGATTATGGGAGAGAACCACAGTCTAAGAGAGGAGATGGACAG ACTGTCgcaaaaacatgcacatttgcGTCAGGAGTATGACGGGCTGCAACTTCAGAGCAAGGAGCTTAAGACATCTCTGAATGAGTCACAGCTGGAACTGAACCGCTGGCAGGCACGCTTTGACCAACTCAAAGAGCAGCACCAGGGCCTGGACATCTCCATGACCAAACTGGACAACCACTGTGAG CTGTTGACTCGGCTAAAGGGTAATCTGGAAGAGGAGAACCACCACCTGCTAAGCCAGATCCAGATGCTGAGCCAGCAGAACCAGACATTGTTGGAACGCTCCATGGAGAGCAAGGAGATGTACCATGAGGAGCAGAAACAGTACAT TGATAAGCTAAATTCCTTACGGAGGCAGAAGGAGAAACTAGAAGAGAAGATCATGGATCAGTACAAGTTCTATGATCCGACTCCGAAAAA GAAGAGCCACTGGGTGGGAGCTAAAGCAATAGCCAAATTCATGAAACCCAAGAAGGAGGGACAGCGTGAACGGCAGGGCAGCTCTCGCGAGCGTGTTCTAAGTGCTCCAGACATCCCTTTGCCAGAGATCCCCTACAATCTAGACTGTTCCGCCAACAGCCCAACACTTCTTCCACCTCCCCTGCCTCCTCGCCAGAATTGCCTCAACCTGGACTCACCAAGTAGCATCTCTGTGGATGAGAACCATGTCCACTCCTCTCCGAAATTATCCGTAGCATCAAACAACAAAG GTCTGAGTTACAGCGGTGGTTCCAGAAGCTCTGAGGGGTACCGTCCAGGAGGGGGCAGCACAGAGGACATGAACGGATACGAGGAGCTGGTGCTTAGACAAAGAGGCTTAGAGCCAATCGCATCCTGTTCAACGCCACTCAATCAAATCTCTCACAATACACCAGGCTTCACCTCGTCTAGCTTACGGCCAGGGCGCAGGCCCAAAG GATTAATCTCTGACGAGGACCAGCGTATGCACTCCCTCGATGCCGGCTTTGGGAGCGGTGGCCATGGAAACGCAG GACTCAGGCCCAGATCTGGAGATTACAGTAGGAACACTTCCAGCAGCAGCTCTCCAGTCAACTTAAAAG aTTCCCTGGAGCGTTTGCAGAGACGTTCTGCCAGTCTCTCCAGTGACGATGTGGTTGGTCTGAGCCACGAGAGCTCCACCATTAGCCAGTCCTCTCTGCTGCCCCGTAGCTCCACCCTTTCCTATGAAGTGACGCCTCCAACACGGTCTACTCCACGAAGCACCTGTCCACGCCCTGGCTCCCCTGGCAGTGAGATGGTCACCTTGGAGCAGTTTCTGGAGGAGAGCAATACCCTTTCACCTCCTACT GTGCACACAGGAAGTCGGGAGGACTTAATGACTGATTATTTTACCAAAGTGGGCAGGCCAACACCACCCACGAGAGATGGCGCTAAAACACCCACGAGTTACGTCACACCCACCATCAAAGCCACAGCATCCCTACCAGATGGGCGATCTTCCAAACCTGGGCACAGTGTTAAACCAAGCATACGACTCACAGAAGGTTCCATGCCCCTTTCCCACTCTCAGACACTTCCTAACCGAGGCACTAGCGGGTCAGAGGGGAGGTCAATGCACTTGCAGCACTCAGGGCCTCGCAGAGGAACCACAGGCAGCAACAGCCTGAACCGCACTTTCAGCCTTGCCTCAGCCGACCTCCTCCAATCAAATGGCCCGGACAAATACCGGCCTGAGGCGGGTAGCCCTGTTCATTCCGAGGGGATGACGAGGAGGGAGCGTCCACTTTCAGCCAGGCTTACCGTAAGCTCTGGTCATCTTTCAATAGACCCCCGGCGCCACACTGTAGCTCCTCCCAGAGAAGACCCACCACTCACTTCCTCTTGCACTGCTTTGCCGTCAGACCGAGGATACAGTGCGAGTAGTGGCCGCTCAGGAACCATGCACTCGACCACTTCACTCTATCCCCGGGGTGAGGTGGCATTGGTGACACCAGTGCGTGCTGTCTCTGCCCTGAGACAGAAGGAGGTGGAAGAGCACAGGGAAACCATGCAGAGTGAGTCACCTTCCTCCTCCCTGAAGAAAGCGGACAGTTCTGGCACAGGCTGTTGTGTAGAAGAGAGGCCAATGAGCACACCAGCCTCACCAGACCCCAACAACGACCAGCAGACTGTTTGGTACGAATACGGCTGTGTGTAA